The Bacteroidota bacterium sequence ATTGAACCCTGTAACCCAAATTAACATGTGTTTTACCGTTATCATCCACCCAGGGAACTTTAAAAGTTAATATTCTATCCGGCTCGACTAAACGCTCAATGATACAGGCACTTTCAAACTGAGGATTCTCGTTATACACGTCAGCGATTGAATCCAGAACTTCACGAACTGCCTGGAGATACTCCATTTCTCCTGGATGCTTTCTCTCCAGATCATTTATGACTTTTTCTACATTCATAACTTTATGTTTTATCTAAAAGTTTTATAGAACAAAACTTTTTTCTTTTTTAAATATGCTCAAGATTATTGAGAAAACCAAATTCGATCACCCAAAATTATAGATGATTTTTCTCAGTTTTTAGAAAAAATATTATAATTTATGACATAAAAAGGTAACTGACCTAAATATTTTACTTTTTCTAAAAAAGGCAAATTTATAAAAAATAACCTTGAATGTAGGTGATATTATAGGGCTAACTTATGTTTTTTCTTCAAGGAAGATATAATTAAGGGGATAGAAGTAATAACAATTAGAAAAATAATAATGTATTCCAGGTAAAATTTCACCTCGGGTACATAAATTCCCAGAAAATAACCACAGAGAACCAGAGAACAAACCCAGCATGTTGCCCCCAGCAGATTATAGAAAAGAAATTTCCGGTAATCCAATTTCACGATTCCTGCAACAATGGGCGCAAATGTTCTTACTACCGGCAAAAAACGACAAAAGAAAATGGTTTTGCCCCCATATTTTGAATAAAATTTCCGGGCAGAAATCAGATGCTTCTGTTTGAAAAAAAGTGTGGATTCCCTTTTAAAGAGACGTATACCTACCCTTTTCCCAAATGCATAACCCGATATATTCCCTAGAACAGCCCCAAGAATTATCAGCAAGACTAAAAAAACAATATGAATCTGCAATACACGGGTAGCGCATAACAGACCAGCCGTAAACAACAAGGAATCACCGGGAAGGAAAAATCCGACGAACAAACCGGTTTCCGCAAAAACCACAAACAGAAGCAGGTAAATTCCTCCATATTGAATGATACTTTCCGGATTCACCAATTGCCTCATAAATTCATAAATGCTTTCCATATTCCTTGATTTAAAAATCAAAGGTATTTAAAATAAACCATCCTCCAATACCTTAAATCAAAGACTATTCATTTCCTGACTCATACTGTTGATACTATGTAACTTGACAAAAGGAAATTCAGGATTTTTTCAGACCGGGAATTCTTAGTCCAAAATCAAACTTAATATTAACTTAATAATCGTTTAAACTTCAGTTCATAATAAAAGTCTATTTTTATTATATATTTTAAAAAGGAACGAAATTGAATAGGCTCAAAAAATCCAGAACAGATGGTAAAACCGGAATTAAATCGGAAATTATTAAGGAAGGATTTGGAAGAACTCATACTTCTTGTCATTGGGCTAATTACGCTATTGGTTTATCTTGCATTTTGGGGTTGTTATAATTTTTCTCACTTGTATTAATATCAGCAATCCGCAGTAAAGCAGTAGTCCAAAAGCAGGGGTAGTTTCATTTTTAATCTAAAATTTCAATGCATTCAATTATAGCTACATAGAGGATAAAAATGTCTAAAGAACTAAAATATAGAATTTTGCTCGTTGATGACGAAACGGATATCCTGGAGTTCGTTTCTTACAATTTAAGAAAAGAAGGCTACGAAGTCAGTACAGCCACTAACGGGAAAGATGCGATAGAGGAAGTAAAAAAAATGAATCCTCATCTGATCATCCTGGACATCATGATGCCCGAAATGGATGGCATAGAAACTTGCGAGAAAATCCGGAGCAGCAACCTTGAAAACCAGCCATTGATTGCATTTCTGACGGCCAGGGGAGAAAATTACTCGCAGGTCGTTGGTTTTGAGGCCGGAGCCGACGATTATATTATTAAACCCATTAATCCGAAAGTTCTAATAAGCAGGATCAAAGCCCTGCTAAAAAGATACTCGGGAGAGTTCAATTCTTCCGCAGTAAACAAAGAGAAAGAGGACATGCCATCAGACAATATTGTTATTGACAAGGAAAGGTTTGTCGTCATCAATAAAGGCAAGGAATTATTACTTACGAAAAAAGAATTCGATCTTTTATCACTTTTAGCGTCCCACCCCGAAAAAGTATATAAACGTGAAGAAATATTTCAACAACTCTGGGGCGATGATATTATCGTAAGCGACAGGAATATCGATGTGCATGTCCGCAGGTTAAGGGAAAAAATCGGGGAAGAGCATATTGTAACCCTTAAAGGAGTAGGATATAAATATATCGAATAACTGACTTACTTCTCCGTCCATTCAAGATTTTCATTAGTACAACTCCTTCCCTATTGATCTTTATTCTCAGATCATGGTACAATGTATTATTTCT is a genomic window containing:
- a CDS encoding VTT domain-containing protein, giving the protein MESIYEFMRQLVNPESIIQYGGIYLLLFVVFAETGLFVGFFLPGDSLLFTAGLLCATRVLQIHIVFLVLLIILGAVLGNISGYAFGKRVGIRLFKRESTLFFKQKHLISARKFYSKYGGKTIFFCRFLPVVRTFAPIVAGIVKLDYRKFLFYNLLGATCWVCSLVLCGYFLGIYVPEVKFYLEYIIIFLIVITSIPLIISSLKKKHKLAL
- a CDS encoding response regulator transcription factor, with the translated sequence MSKELKYRILLVDDETDILEFVSYNLRKEGYEVSTATNGKDAIEEVKKMNPHLIILDIMMPEMDGIETCEKIRSSNLENQPLIAFLTARGENYSQVVGFEAGADDYIIKPINPKVLISRIKALLKRYSGEFNSSAVNKEKEDMPSDNIVIDKERFVVINKGKELLLTKKEFDLLSLLASHPEKVYKREEIFQQLWGDDIIVSDRNIDVHVRRLREKIGEEHIVTLKGVGYKYIE